The DNA segment TTCGGCGCGCCCGTCGCTGAAGGAACTGCTGCTGTCCGCCTCTGCCCGGTCGAACTTGGCGCTGCCGGCTTGCGGTAGGGCGAAACGCCGCTCCCCGCCCGCGCTTTGACGCTGGCTTGATTGCCGTGTCGCCTGCGCCGACTTTCAAGACGCTGCCCGCGTGGCGCGGACCAGGGGTCGACACAACTAATCCAATGGATTAGTATCGACCGATGCGGGTCACCGTTGCCGAACTGCCGGAATACATTCGTTGCGCCGAGCGCTTGCTTTCCGAAGTCGAACGCAAGGACGTAATCGACTATCTTTCGGCGCAGCCGAGAGCAGGCGACCTGATGCAAGGCACCGGCGGTGTGCGCAAGCTGCGCTGGGTGCGCGGCGGCAAGGGCAAGAGCGGTGGGGTGCGGGTGATCTACTATTTTCACAGCGACCGCATCCCGCTCTATTTGCTGACGATGTTCGGCAAAGGCGAAAAGGACAATCTGAGCAAGGCGGAACGCAACGAGCTGGCCGAACTGGTCGGTCTGCTCAAGCAACTGGCGGGAGACGAGATATGAGCAAGGCATTCGCAAGCATCAAGCAGGGGTTGCAGGAAGCCATCGCGCATCAGCAGGGCGGGCAAGCGGGCGTCAAGCTCCACGTGCCGCCGCAGGTCGACGTAAAGGAAGTGCGTCGCCGCACGGGCCTGACCCAGGCGGAATTCGCCGCCCGGTTCGCGATCAGTCTGGGCACGCTGCGCCATTGGGAACGCGGCGATCGTACGCCGCGAGGCACCGCATTGGTGCTGCTCAACATCATCGCGAAAGAACCGAAGACCGTCCTGCGTGCGCTGGAAGCGGCCTGACTGCCGTGTCGCCGGCGCCGACTTTAGCGGGAAAGGTGGGCGGCTATGCAAATTAAATGTGATGCTGACCCCAATTGCTCGACCCCAATTGCTCCTTCGATAGCGGAGAAGCGCCAGATCAGACGCTCCCCGGCCGGACACTGGAATTCATTGGTGGCGGCATCGTAAATGAAGTCTGCCTTGTCGAATCGTCCGTCCGCTTTGGCAGACGAGGTCATGGACTTTGGAACAATCGCTGTAATCCAAAACACGGGGTACATGAATCCAAGAACATTTGGCGCGGAACAGTACTCCCTTCACATGCTATTGGCAATTTTCAGGTAGTCCTGTCTAGGACGGCCATTTGCACCTAGCCCCTATCCCTGATTTGCCACCCCGCTGACCACATGCCCCGTCGGCACCAGCCGTGACGCCGGCTCGCAGTGTCGGGTCTGATCGTCGAAGAAGAAGTCGGGTTCGAATTCAGTGAGGAAGCGTGACTTCTCCAGGCCGCCGAGGAACATGGCTTCGTCGACTTCGACCTTCCATTCCATCAGGGTGCGGATCGCGCGTTCGTGGGCGGGGGCGCTGCGCGCGGTGACCAGCGCGGTGCGGATTTTCATCGGGCAGCCGGCGCTGTCGGCGCGCAGGCGGTGCAGGGCTTCGAGCAGGGGCAGGAATGGCCCCGGTGGCAACGGGTGCAGTGCGCGGCGTTCTTCGTGGTCCTGGAAGGCGGCGAGGCCCTGTTCCTGGAACACGCGCTCGGCCTCGTCGGAGAACAGCACGGCGTCGCCGTCGAAGGCGATGCGTACTTCCAGCGGGTGCTTCTCGGCTTCGGTCAGCGATGCCGCATACACGCGCGCGGCGGGGAAGCCGGCGTTGAGCGCTTCGCGCACGTCGGCCTCGTTGGCGGAAAGGAACAGGTTGGCGCCCAGCGGCTTGAGGTAGTGGAAGGGCGGCCGGCCGCGCGTGAACACGCCGCGTTCGAGTTCAAGGCCGGCGGCGCTGGCGGACTTGAAGATGCGCAGGCCCGAGACCGGGTCGTTGCGCGAGAGGATCACCACGGCGACGCGCTGGCGTTCCGGCGTGTTGAAGGCCAGCAGCTTCTGCACCAGCGGGAAGGCGACGCCGGGCCGCGCCGGCTGGTCCATGCGTTCCAGCTGCAAAGCCATGTAGGCGGAATCGTCCTGGTCCTCGAAGACCTGGTTTTCTTCCTCGAAATCGAACAGCGCGCGCGACGAGAGCGCGACGACGAGCTGGCCTTCGAGGCTGGCGGGCATCGTAATTTACCGCCCGCTCGGGCCCACCTTTGCGCCCCGCGTCTTCAGGCCGCTTCGAGATGTGCGAGCGGCATGTGATTGATTGCCAACTGGTGGATATCGGCACGTAGCGAAGCATGCTGCACGTCGATCCCGACCAGGGCGCCTGCCGCATCGTAATCCAGTACAACCCCATCCGCGACCTCGTCGGAGTCGACCGAAGGCCGCTCGGCCAGATGGATATAGAGCGAATCGGTCGCAGCATCGTAGTTGAGTTTCATGGCTTGAATCTCCTGTCGGGGAAAGCATTATGCAGCGTGACGCCATCCGGCAGCGTTACGACGCGCAGATGGCGTCCGAGTTCCTCAATCCATATTCAATAGCGCACGCGGCCGTCTTCGGACTGGACCTCGCGCCGTACCGGATTCCGTAGCGCCTCGATACACCACTCCAAACGAATGTATGGCCGCTTTTCCAACACGTCGTTCCGGAAGTAGTCAGTCATCGGCTGCATGCGGTCATGTTGCCGGCCATCTCCTGCCACGTCAAGCCAAACGCCGTGTCACCGGCGCCGACTTATCCCCGTGTGACAACCTATTCGTTGCTCCCATGGAGACGCTTGGCCTTGCTGCCTGCTTTCGGCGTGGTCGCATACATCTGCGTCATCCGCACCGTCTCGTCGGCGACACGTTGCCTCAGGTCGGGTGGGGCCAGCACTTCGACGTCGGCGCCGAACTTGAGGATGTCCATGATCAGCTCGCGATGGTCGGCGTAGGGAAACTCCAGCAGCCAGGAGCCGTCCGCCTCGTAGTTGCCCTTCTGCTTCGGATGCCAGGTTTCCTGCGCCACCCAGCGCGCGCGCTTGGGCGTGAAGCGCAACTTCGCGTGCTGCAGCTTGCGTCCGGAGAAGATGCCGTAGCCGGCGCCGAGCGCTTCGTCCAGGCTGCGATGCGAGACTTCGCGTGCCTTGGTTTCGATGAGCGTGGCCTCGCGGATGGAATCGAGGGCGAAGTTGCGGATGTCGTTGCGCAAGTGGCACCAGGCGTCGAGGTACCAGTTCTCGCGGTAATACACCAGGCGCTGCGGCGAGACTTCGCGCTCGGTGGTTTCGCCGCTGCCGCGGGCGAAGTAGGTGATGGCGAGGCGCTTCCTGCGCAGGAGCGCGGCGCCGACTTTCTCGAAATGCGCGAGCTTGAGGTCACGCTTGCCCAGGCCCACGATCAGCACGCGGCGGCGGATTTCCTCGGCGGTGTTCTCGGCGCTGCCGAGCAGGCTGTTGAGCCGCGCGATCAGCGGCTGGATGTGCGGCGTCAGTATGCCGCCGGGATCGAGGTCGGTCAGCAGGTGCTGCATGGTCAGGAGCGCATGCACTTCGCCGGAGTTGAACCAGAGGCCGGGCAGTTCGTACTGCGCGCCGGCCTCGGCGTGCGGCGTGTCGAAGCGGTAGCCGCCAGCGTCCCTGTCCCAGACGATGGGGGCGTTGAGCCGGTTGCGCATGTACTCGAGGTCGCGCTTCAGCGTGGCGCGCGAGACTTCCAGCGCTGACATGAGGTCAGCAAAAGGCACCAGCTTCCGGTCGTGGATCATCTGGTCGATCTTGTAGAAGCGCTCAGTGCGATCCATGGCGGTTCTCGCTGATGAATTGGCGGAAGTGGTCGAGGCGGCGTTGATGGATCACGCCGCTGGCGACGGCGGCCTTGATCGCACAGTCGGGCTCGGCCTGATGCTGGCAGTCGCGGAAGCGGCACTGGCCGAGGAAGGGACGGAACTCGGCGAAGCCGAATTCGATTTCCTGCGGCGTCAGGTGCTTCAAGCCGAACTCCTGCAGGCCGGGGCTGTCGATCAGGGTGCCGCCCGGGCATGTGTCACTGGGCAGTTTGTAGAGCCGGGCGTAGGTGGTGGTGTGCTTGCCCGAATCGAGCGCGGTCGATAGCTCGCGGGTGGGCGCAGCGGCGCCGGGCACCAGGGCGTTGGTCAGGGTGGATTTGCCCATGCCGGATTGGCCGACCAGCACCGAGCATTCGCCCGCCAGCAGCGGCAGCAGCGGTGAGGCGTCGAGCTTGGCGGAGAGTTCGACGACGCGGCAGCCGAGCGCGACGAAGGGCGCCAGCAACTTCCTTGCGGCCGGCAGCGCGGCGGCAAGGTCGCTCTTGTTGAGGACGATGGTGGTGTGCAGGCCTTGATGCTCGGCGGCGACCAGCGCGCGACTGAGCAGCATGTCGGAAAACGAGGGATCGGTGGCGACCACCAGCAGCAATTGCGTGGCGTTGGCGGCGATCAGCTTTTCGCGGTAGGCGTCGCTGCGGTAGAGCAGGCTGCGCCGCGGCGCATGCCCGGTGATCTGGCCGTCGGCGCTGAGCTCGACTTCGTCGCCGACGGCGAAGGGGCTTTTCTTGCCGCGCGGGAAGCCCGTGGCGAGCGTGCCGTCGGCGAGTTCGATTTCATAGTGCCGGCCGAAGGCGGCGACGATGGTTCCGCGCCTGAGCAGTGGCTTGCTCAACGAGCGTTACAGGGTGAGCAGCGCATCGATCTTCGCCGCACAGATGAAGTCGTTTTCGGAGAGGCCGTCGATCGCGTGCGTGGTGTAGCTGACGGTGCACTGGCCCCAGCCGACGGCGAGGTCGGGATGGTGGTCCTCGCGGTGCGAGATCCAGGCCGTGGCGTTAACGAAGGCCATGGTCTCGTGGTAGTTCTTGAACTTGAAGGTCTTGCTGATGACGCCGCCCTGGCGCTGCCAGCCGTCGAGCGTGGCGAGCAGGGTTGCGGACTCTTCATCGGTGAGTGGCGGCACGCCGCCCTCGCAGGGCTTGCACTTGCCCTTGGATAAATCGCAGACCATGGTCATGGCATTTCCTTTACGCGGAATGCAGCCGCGCAATGCGCTGGCTGGCGGGTGGGTGGGAATCGTGGAACAGCGAATGCAGCGGGTCGGGGGTCAGTGTCGCGGCATTGTCGCGGTAGAGCTTGACCAGCGCGGCGACGAGGTCGGATGCGGCGGTCTGTTGCGCGGCGTAAGCGTCGGCTTCGTACTCGTGCTTGCGCGACAGGGCCGAGGTCAGCGGCGCCAGCGGGAAGAGGAACACCGGCAGCACCATGGAGAACAGCAGCAGGCCCATCGCCGTACCGCCAGCGCCGACTCCCAGCCCGGCAAAGAACCACGGCTGGTCGATCAGTTGCCCAAGCAGCCAGAGGAAGGCCAGGCTGAGCACGCCGGAGAGGGCGATGCGCTTGATCACGTGGCGATGCTTGAAGTGCCCGAGCTCATGCGCCAGCACGGCTTCGATTTCCTGCGGCGCGAGCTTTTCCAGCAGCGTGTCGAAGAACACGATGCGCTTGGCGCGGCCGAAGCCGGTGAAGTAGGCGTTGCCGTGCGCCGAGCGCTTCGAACCGTCCATGACGAACAGACCCGAGGAGGTGAAGCCGCAGCGCGTCAGCAGGGTCTCGATGCGTTGCTTGAGCGATGCGTCTTCCAGCGGCGTGAACTTGTTGAACAGCGGCGCGATCACCGTCGGGTAGAGGAACAGCACCAGCAGGTTGGTGCCCAGCCAGACCAGCCAGACGTAGAGCCACCAGTGTTTCCCCATCGCCTCCATCAGCCACAGCACGGCGAACAGCAGCGGGCCGCCGATCAGTACGGTGAGCGCCGCGCCCTTGGCCAGGTCGGCGAACCACAGCGGCCAGGTGAGTTTGTTGAAGCCGAAGCGCGCTTCGATGCGGAAGGTGCGATACAGGCTGGCGGGCAGGCCGATGAAGAAGCCGAGCACGCCGACGCAGGCGAACAACGCGAGGCCGTGCAGATAGCCGCCGCCGAGCAGTGTGCGCAGCGCCTGGTCGATCATGCCGAGCACGCCGCCGATGGTCAGTACCAGCAGCACGACGGTGTCGACGGCGATTTCCAGCATGCCGACGCGCACCTTGGCCACGGTGTAGTCGGCGGCCTTGCGATGATCGGCCAGCTCGATGCGGCCGGCGAAGTCGGGCGGCACCTGCTCGCGATGCACGATGACATGGCGCAGATGCCGCATGTCGAGCCAGAGCCGCAAGGCCGTGGACATGGCGAGGGCCAGCAAAAAAATCAGCGTGAATTGGGATGGGGTCATGGTTGGTGGTTGGCTGTGCCAGAATGCGGGCTACGCAAGCACAGGCGGTGGAAAATTATGGCACAGGATCAGAACGCGCTCGTCTGGCTGGACATGGAAATGACCGGCCTCAATCCCGACGGTGATCGGATCATCGAACTGGCGATGGTCGTCACCAACTCCAATCTCGACATCGTGGCGGAGGCGCCGACCTGGGTGGTGCATCAGTCCGACGCCGTGCTCGATGGCATGGACGAGTGGAATCGCAACACCCACGGCCGTTCCGGCCTGACGCAGCGGGTCAAGGATTCGATCATGGACGAGGTCGAGGTCGAGGCGCAGGCGCTGGAATTTTTGCGGCGCCACGTGCCGCGCCAGGCGACGCCGATGTGTGGCAATTCGATTTGCCAGGACCGGCGCTTCATGGCGCGCTACATGCCGAAACTCGAGGACTGGTTCCATTACCGCAACCTCGACGTGTCGACGCTCAAGGAATTGTGCAAGCGCTGGAAGCCCGAAGTGGCGAAGGGTTTGAAGAAGCATGGCCGGCACGAGGCGCTGGCGGATATTCTCGAGTCGATCGACGAGCTCAAGTATTACCGCGAGCATTTCCTGAAAATCTAGTCGGCGCGGCGATACAGCCGTAGCCGTTCGCTCTTGTCGCCGGGGCGCGAGGTTTCGCGGACCAGCGTCCAGCCCGGCAGGTCCTTCTCGGTGCGTGGCGTGGCCTGCGCGATCAGGTAGCGGCAGTCCTTGGCGCGGCTGCTGCCGACGGTGCGGATGCCGTTGAAGTAATCGAGCGAGGCGCGCTGCGCCAAGCCGAGGCCGCGCCGGGCGATGCAACCGGGATGCGCGCCCAGCGTCTCGCGCAAGTCGGCGCTGGCGCTACGGTAAGTCTTGCCATAGTCGATCCACGGCAGCCAGAGCGCCATCAGCAGCACCCAGATGGTGGTCAGCCCGACGCTCCAGCGCGCCGCCGCGCGCCAGGGCGAGCGCGGCGTGCGCAGCATGACCGCGATCCAGCAGACCGTCGCCGCGATGGCCAGCACGATGGCAATGGTGGAGGCCTCGGCGACGAAGCCGGGGGCGGGTTTGCTGAAGTTCTTGGCGACGCGCGCCGGTTCGCCGGTCAGCATGGCAATGCCGCCCAGCCAGATCTGCGCGGCGACCAGCGTGAAGGTCATCATGCCGAACCAGTCGAAGGCGTTGGCCGCGCCGCGCCGCAGCCGACTGGCGCCGGCCGCCGCCAGCAGGGTGAGCGGCACGAGGGCCGGCATCAGCGCGGTCGGCCTCGGCACGTCGGCAAAAAACGCCAGCAGGGCGACCAGCGTTGCGGCGAGCGGCAGCACGGTTTGCGGCTTGAGCAGATGCCGGCGCTCCAGCCACAGGCTCCACAGCGCCAGGGGCAGCACCGGCCAGCTGGCCCATGCCAGCAGTTCGAGGTGGTTGCGACTGAAGCCTCCACGCAAGCCGAGGCTGGCCAGCTCCGCGTTCCACCAGACCTCGAACAGGCTGGGGGCCTGTTGCTGCAACAGCCAGGGCCACGGCAGGATCAGGAGCAGGGCGAGGGATGCGGCTGCGAGCCAGGCGATCAGGCTGCCGCGTATCCGCCACGCCGGATGCAGCGCAAGGATCAAGCCTGCCGCCAGGGAAATGACGACGCTGTCGAGGCCGGCGCCGAGGAAGCCGACGCCCAGCCCTGCGCCGAAGATCGCTCCGCCCCGCAGCGGCGCTTGCCGCCAGGTGGACAGGCCCCAGAGCGCAATGATGGAACCGGTCATCGCGACGATGGCGGGCTGGGCTTCGTGCAGTGGCACCAGCAGGCCAAGCGTGCCGATGGCGAGCAAGGGGGCGGCCAGTGCGGCGCTGGCACCGAGCAGTTGCCCCGCCATGCGCGAAAGGATGGCCAGGAAGGCGGCGCCGAACAGGACCGAAGCGAGGCGGGCGGCATCGTGCCAGGGCAGCAGCCATCCCAGCAGCTTGCCGCAAAGGGCGGCGACCCAGTGATACAGCGGCGGCGAAACCAGCCAGGGGTCGCCCGCGATGCGCGGCACCAGCCAGTCGCCGCCGGCCATGCCGTAGGCAACGCCAAGGTGGAGGACATCATCCACTTTCCACGGATCGTGGCCCACGACGCCGGCCAGCAGCCAGATGGCGCAGAGCAAAATCACGCCATACCGGGCCAGGCTTGGCGCGGGGGCAGGGTTGCGGTCGGTCAGGTCAGGCACGTTTGAAGATTACCAGTCCCGGCAAAAAGAAAAGGCAGCCCGAAAGCTGCCTTTTCTGGATACGGTTGGCTTTGAAGCAGATCAGGCGGCCTTCTTGCCATACTTCTGGCGGAAGCGCTCGACGCGGCCGGCGGTATCGACGATCTTCTGCTTGCCGGTGTAGAACGGATGGCAGGCGGAGCAGACTTCGATGTGCAGCGGCTTGACGCTGGTGGAGCGGGTAGTGAACTTGTTGCCGCAGCTGCAGGTCACTTCGATATCTGCGTAGTTCGGGTGAATTGCGTCTTTCATTTCATTGTCCTTTCTTTGCAAGCGCGGCTCGTGGCTTTGGCGAACCGACAGAGCCGGGCATTATCCGCTAATTTTCAACTATATGCAATCAGCGCTGGCGCATGGCGTCGAAGAACTCGCCGTTGTTCTTGGTGGCCTTGACCTTGTCCAGCAGGAATTCCATGGCTTCCATGTCATCCATGTTGTACAGGAGCTTCCTCAGGATCCACATCTTCTGCAGCACGGCCGGAACCAGCAGCAGTTCCTCGCGCCGCGTGCCGGAGCGATTGACGTTGATCGCCGGATAGACGCGCTTCTCGGCCATCTTGCGGTCGAGGTGGATTTCCATGTTGCCGGTGCCCTTGAATTCCTCGTAGATCACGTCGTCCATGCGCGAGCCGGTTTCGATCAGCGCGGTGGCGATGATGGTCAGCGAGCCGCCTTCCTCGATGTTGCGCGCGGCGCCGAAGAAGCGCTTGGGCTTTTGCAGGGCGTTGGCGTCGACGCCGCCGGTGAGCACCTTGCCGGAAGCGGGCTGCACGGTGTTGTAGGCGCGGGCCAGGCGGGTGATCGAGTCGAGCAGGATCACCACGTCGCGTTTGTGTTCGACCAGGCGCTTGGCCTTTTCGATGACCATTTCCGCCACCTGGACGTGGCGCGTGGCCGGTTCGTCGAAGGTCGAGGCCACCACTTCGCCCTTGACGGTGCGCAGCATTTCGGTGACTTCCTCGGGGCGTTCGTCGATCAGCAGGACGATCAGCGTGACGTCGGGATGGTTGGCGGTGATGGCGTGGGCAATGTGCTGCATCATCACCGTCTTGCCGCTCTTCGGGCTGGCGACCAGCAGGCCGCGCTGGCCCTTGCCGATCGGGGCGATCATGTCGATGATGCGGCTGGTGATGTTTTCCTCGCTGCGGGTGTCGCGTTCAAGCAGCATGTGCTCGGTGGGATGCAGCGGCGTCAGGTTCTCGAACAGGATCTTGTGCTTCGCCGCTTCGGGGGATTCGCCATTGACCTTGTCTACCTTGACCAGGGCGAAATAGCGCTCGCCTTCCTTGGGTGAGCGGATTTCGCCTTCGATGGTGTCGCCGGAACGCAGGTTGAAACGGCGCACCTGGCTCGGGCTGATGTAGATGTCGTCGGTGCTGGCGAGGTAGGACTCCTCGGGAGCGCGCAGGAAGCCGAAGCCGTCGGGCAGGATTTCCAGCACGCCGTCGCCGAAGATGGTTTCGCCTTTCTTTCCCTGGTTCTTCAGCAGCGCATAGATCAGTTCCTGCTTGCGCAGCCGGTTGGCGCCTTCGATGTTGTTGGCGGCCGCCATCTCCAGCAATTGGCTGACATGATGGGCTTTGAGCTCGGATAGGTGCATGGACGACCTGCGCAGAAATCCCGGCGGGGAGCGCCGGAACATGGGGAACTAAGGGATGAACTCAGG comes from the Sulfuritalea hydrogenivorans sk43H genome and includes:
- a CDS encoding type II toxin-antitoxin system RelE/ParE family toxin; this translates as MRVTVAELPEYIRCAERLLSEVERKDVIDYLSAQPRAGDLMQGTGGVRKLRWVRGGKGKSGGVRVIYYFHSDRIPLYLLTMFGKGEKDNLSKAERNELAELVGLLKQLAGDEI
- a CDS encoding helix-turn-helix domain-containing protein, which gives rise to MSKAFASIKQGLQEAIAHQQGGQAGVKLHVPPQVDVKEVRRRTGLTQAEFAARFAISLGTLRHWERGDRTPRGTALVLLNIIAKEPKTVLRALEAA
- a CDS encoding 5'-nucleotidase — its product is MPASLEGQLVVALSSRALFDFEEENQVFEDQDDSAYMALQLERMDQPARPGVAFPLVQKLLAFNTPERQRVAVVILSRNDPVSGLRIFKSASAAGLELERGVFTRGRPPFHYLKPLGANLFLSANEADVREALNAGFPAARVYAASLTEAEKHPLEVRIAFDGDAVLFSDEAERVFQEQGLAAFQDHEERRALHPLPPGPFLPLLEALHRLRADSAGCPMKIRTALVTARSAPAHERAIRTLMEWKVEVDEAMFLGGLEKSRFLTEFEPDFFFDDQTRHCEPASRLVPTGHVVSGVANQG
- a CDS encoding DUF2283 domain-containing protein, which translates into the protein MKLNYDAATDSLYIHLAERPSVDSDEVADGVVLDYDAAGALVGIDVQHASLRADIHQLAINHMPLAHLEAA
- a CDS encoding helix-turn-helix transcriptional regulator, with translation MDRTERFYKIDQMIHDRKLVPFADLMSALEVSRATLKRDLEYMRNRLNAPIVWDRDAGGYRFDTPHAEAGAQYELPGLWFNSGEVHALLTMQHLLTDLDPGGILTPHIQPLIARLNSLLGSAENTAEEIRRRVLIVGLGKRDLKLAHFEKVGAALLRRKRLAITYFARGSGETTEREVSPQRLVYYRENWYLDAWCHLRNDIRNFALDSIREATLIETKAREVSHRSLDEALGAGYGIFSGRKLQHAKLRFTPKRARWVAQETWHPKQKGNYEADGSWLLEFPYADHRELIMDILKFGADVEVLAPPDLRQRVADETVRMTQMYATTPKAGSKAKRLHGSNE
- the rsgA gene encoding ribosome small subunit-dependent GTPase A — translated: MSKPLLRRGTIVAAFGRHYEIELADGTLATGFPRGKKSPFAVGDEVELSADGQITGHAPRRSLLYRSDAYREKLIAANATQLLLVVATDPSFSDMLLSRALVAAEHQGLHTTIVLNKSDLAAALPAARKLLAPFVALGCRVVELSAKLDASPLLPLLAGECSVLVGQSGMGKSTLTNALVPGAAAPTRELSTALDSGKHTTTYARLYKLPSDTCPGGTLIDSPGLQEFGLKHLTPQEIEFGFAEFRPFLGQCRFRDCQHQAEPDCAIKAAVASGVIHQRRLDHFRQFISENRHGSH
- a CDS encoding 4a-hydroxytetrahydrobiopterin dehydratase, translating into MTMVCDLSKGKCKPCEGGVPPLTDEESATLLATLDGWQRQGGVISKTFKFKNYHETMAFVNATAWISHREDHHPDLAVGWGQCTVSYTTHAIDGLSENDFICAAKIDALLTL
- a CDS encoding M48 family metallopeptidase — protein: MTPSQFTLIFLLALAMSTALRLWLDMRHLRHVIVHREQVPPDFAGRIELADHRKAADYTVAKVRVGMLEIAVDTVVLLVLTIGGVLGMIDQALRTLLGGGYLHGLALFACVGVLGFFIGLPASLYRTFRIEARFGFNKLTWPLWFADLAKGAALTVLIGGPLLFAVLWLMEAMGKHWWLYVWLVWLGTNLLVLFLYPTVIAPLFNKFTPLEDASLKQRIETLLTRCGFTSSGLFVMDGSKRSAHGNAYFTGFGRAKRIVFFDTLLEKLAPQEIEAVLAHELGHFKHRHVIKRIALSGVLSLAFLWLLGQLIDQPWFFAGLGVGAGGTAMGLLLFSMVLPVFLFPLAPLTSALSRKHEYEADAYAAQQTAASDLVAALVKLYRDNAATLTPDPLHSLFHDSHPPASQRIARLHSA
- the orn gene encoding oligoribonuclease produces the protein MAQDQNALVWLDMEMTGLNPDGDRIIELAMVVTNSNLDIVAEAPTWVVHQSDAVLDGMDEWNRNTHGRSGLTQRVKDSIMDEVEVEAQALEFLRRHVPRQATPMCGNSICQDRRFMARYMPKLEDWFHYRNLDVSTLKELCKRWKPEVAKGLKKHGRHEALADILESIDELKYYREHFLKI
- a CDS encoding ArnT family glycosyltransferase, which produces MPDLTDRNPAPAPSLARYGVILLCAIWLLAGVVGHDPWKVDDVLHLGVAYGMAGGDWLVPRIAGDPWLVSPPLYHWVAALCGKLLGWLLPWHDAARLASVLFGAAFLAILSRMAGQLLGASAALAAPLLAIGTLGLLVPLHEAQPAIVAMTGSIIALWGLSTWRQAPLRGGAIFGAGLGVGFLGAGLDSVVISLAAGLILALHPAWRIRGSLIAWLAAASLALLLILPWPWLLQQQAPSLFEVWWNAELASLGLRGGFSRNHLELLAWASWPVLPLALWSLWLERRHLLKPQTVLPLAATLVALLAFFADVPRPTALMPALVPLTLLAAAGASRLRRGAANAFDWFGMMTFTLVAAQIWLGGIAMLTGEPARVAKNFSKPAPGFVAEASTIAIVLAIAATVCWIAVMLRTPRSPWRAAARWSVGLTTIWVLLMALWLPWIDYGKTYRSASADLRETLGAHPGCIARRGLGLAQRASLDYFNGIRTVGSSRAKDCRYLIAQATPRTEKDLPGWTLVRETSRPGDKSERLRLYRRAD
- the rpmE gene encoding 50S ribosomal protein L31, giving the protein MKDAIHPNYADIEVTCSCGNKFTTRSTSVKPLHIEVCSACHPFYTGKQKIVDTAGRVERFRQKYGKKAA
- the rho gene encoding transcription termination factor Rho, whose protein sequence is MHLSELKAHHVSQLLEMAAANNIEGANRLRKQELIYALLKNQGKKGETIFGDGVLEILPDGFGFLRAPEESYLASTDDIYISPSQVRRFNLRSGDTIEGEIRSPKEGERYFALVKVDKVNGESPEAAKHKILFENLTPLHPTEHMLLERDTRSEENITSRIIDMIAPIGKGQRGLLVASPKSGKTVMMQHIAHAITANHPDVTLIVLLIDERPEEVTEMLRTVKGEVVASTFDEPATRHVQVAEMVIEKAKRLVEHKRDVVILLDSITRLARAYNTVQPASGKVLTGGVDANALQKPKRFFGAARNIEEGGSLTIIATALIETGSRMDDVIYEEFKGTGNMEIHLDRKMAEKRVYPAINVNRSGTRREELLLVPAVLQKMWILRKLLYNMDDMEAMEFLLDKVKATKNNGEFFDAMRQR